The following proteins come from a genomic window of Pseudomonas putida:
- a CDS encoding amino acid adenylation domain-containing protein, whose protein sequence is MQKLIESVATLSAKQRKALAVLLKQQGVDLYSVAPVFRRDPTEPLSLSFAQERQLFLWHLEPDSAAYHLPTALNLRGALDLAALQQSFDALVARHESLRTTFATDCGRTTPVIHAPAPVSIARHTLALAPGEDRAARLRTCITEEIRQPFDLAQGPLLRASLLCLGPDDHVLLITQHHIVSDGWSLALMVQELVHLYRAYSSGQPASLPALPIQYADYAVWQRQWMDGGERQRQLAYWTAQLGGEQPVLALPSDRPRPLHSSYRGARIDLPLSPALADGLRQLARREGVTLFMLLLATFQCLLHRYSGQSDIRVGVPVANRTRKETEGLIGFFVNTQVHKADIDTHQPFARLLQQVKATALEAQAHQDLPFEQLVDALQVERSLNRSPLFQVMFNHRSAERRLPGATQLPGLSVEVLAWEEVNAQFDLTLDTVETADGLWASLTYATDLFDAPSVERMGQHWQHLLHSVVAQPQQPVGELPMLSPQQAQAVLHDLNDTATDYPGDWRVHQLFEAQARRQPDATALLFGDQRMSYRALSELSSQWAHKLIEQGVGPESLVGIAAERSLEMVVGLLAILKAGAAYVPLDPDYPAERLAYMFEDSGIELLLTQAHLREQLPAFAGQVLLLDQPGELGGYSRQVPACRLHPENLAYVIYTSGSTGRPKGAGNRHLALYNRLAWMQQAYALGSADTVLQKTPFSFDVSVWEFFWPLMTGARLALAAPGEHREPERLIDTIERHQVTTLHFVPSMLQVFVREPGLQRCHSVRQVICSGEALAVDTQQQVFSHLPGARLHNLYGPTEAAIDVTHWTCVDEGRDSVPIGRPIANLYTHILGPAFEALPQVAMGELMLGGQGLARGYHRRPSLTAERFVPDPFGSHGQRLYRTGDLARYRDSGVIEYCGRIDHQVKVRGLRIELGEIEARVLEHPQVREAVVLAQDSGHGQQLVAYVLAEEQGMAVDAAALRDSLREQLKGSLPDYMVPTHILQVQAWPVTANGKLDRKALPKPDNSALQQAYSAPQGPLEQQIAAIWQDLLKLERVGRSDNFFTLGGDSIVSIQVVSRARQAGIRFTTKDLFQHQTVQDLAAVAEVGCTVQADQRPLHGPTPLLAVQHAFFDTAIAERQQWNQSVLFRPLQALEAQALEQALQALVTHHDSLRLSFVEVDGQWQASYRPAGPVQPPLLWCATLADAGELKALGTEAQRSLNLADGPMLRAVLATLADGSQRLLLAIHHLVVDGVSWRILLEDLHRAYQQCAAGQAPQLPAKTSAFRAWAEQLQAYAASDTLQAELGYWQAQLRHASGSLPQDNSAGALSNRYARTVYSHLDGALTRQLLQQAPAAYRTQVNDLLLTALARVICRWSGEPSTLIELEGHGREALFDNLDLGRTVGWFTSLFPLRLSPAATLDGSIKQVKEQLRAVPEKGIGYGVLRYLADAASRECLRALPVPRITFNYLGQLDGHLATDEQALLVPCADPKGDEQSLDAPLGNWLTLNGQVYAGELSLGWTFSSDMFEVATVQRLADEYSHELRTLVEHCCQREHAGMTPSDFPLAGLTQAQLDSLALPPAMIEDIFPLSPMQQGMMFHTLLQQGGDYINQMRVDVTGVDPERFRAAWQAAVDCHDLLRGSFIWGELASPLQIIQREAQLPFAVHDWRGRDDLADALEAFAAADRAAGFDLVRPPLLRLTLIRLDAQRYHLIYTSHHILMDGWSNTRLLGEVLQRYHGSVPEQGPGRFRDYIAWLQRQDGAARQAFWTRQLQCLDAPTLLGRASDWAAGSEGQGQVELAQQLDARQAACLDAFARERRVTVNTVVQAAWLLVLQRYTGQTCVAFGATTAGRPAELKGIEQQIGLFINTLPVIASPRPEQALGDWLDTVQALNIALREYDHTPLFDIQRWAGQGGEALFDSILVFENYPVSEALQADTSSSLVFGEVANHEQTNYPLTLVVNLGTHLSLQLKVDRARFSARLAGQLGEHLLQVLQQMLESSAETALGELPMLNPQQAQAVLHDLNDTATDYPGDWRVHQLFEAQARRQPDATALLFGDQRMSYRALSELSSQWAHKLIEQGVGPESLVGIAAERSLEMVVGLLAILKAGAAYVPLDPDYPAERLAYMFEDSGIELLLTQAHLRDQLPAFAGQVLLLDQPGELGGYSQQVPACRLHPENLAYVIYTSGSTGRPKGAGNRHLALYNRLAWMQQAYALGSADTVLQKTPFSFDVSVWEFFWPLMTGARLALAAPGEHREPERLIDTIERHQVTTLHFVPSMLQVFVREPGLQRCHSVRQVICSGEALAVDTQQQVFSHLPGARLHNLYGPTEAAIDVTHWTCVDEGRDSVPIGRPIANLYTHILGPAFEALPQVAMGELMLGGQGLARGYHRRPSLTAERFVPDPFGSHGQRLYRTGDLARYRDSGVIEYCGRIDHQVKVRGLRIELGEIEVRVLEHPQVREAVVLAQDSGHGQQLVAYVLAEEQGMAVDAAALRDSLREQLKGSLPDYMVPTHILQVQAWPVTANGKLDRKALPKPDNSALQQAYRAPQTPLEQHVAGIWQEVLGLERVGLGDHFFELGGHSLLATQAVSRMRKLPGMQVTLRDLFDHPVLERLLAALGGAGKAATAHGVELLAHGKKATAPLSLMQRRLWVAEQLSGGSAAYGMPLALRLQGPLQVEVLRNSLNALAQRHEVLRTAYVQDDEGDPLAQIADQIEVDIALDDWSGFSHQEQQRCIAEATLANASTPIALEHAPLLRCRLARLADQEHVLFFAMHHIISDGWSMGVLVRDLVEIYRHSAPGQTHLLAPLPLQYSDFALWQQALEQAGELQRQASYWQQALAGHAGRLDLPLEQPRSEQGSHAGGAVDFSLSPTLTDALGQFAAKAGVTLYSTLLAAFQWLMHQTSGAHDVLVGADTAGRQHSELEGLIGFFVNVLPLRSRVSDGLAFGDFVQGTQRTLLAALEHQDLPFDMIVEAHGAPRVRGMNPLVQVLFVMNNLPVRSEALADITVQALPAPALYSKFDMALFIEQEAGQLSGNWQFATTLFRQEHIQRLVSAWIAMLEQIVSVQDMRWQAMNVPLQGGGLAGSTPVSAPASKADKLGKFLKRSAGATAAASPRAAVRESLLVPGQSFPLLVEPGDASIDLIEWVRNNRPLVERKLGEHAGILFRGFALEGIQGFEAFAEAVQPGLYGQYGDLPKKEGGRNTYRSTPYPENKMILFHNESAHQDSWPRKQMFYCEQPSPVGGATPVVDCRLMYEKLPQALRQTLEDKGLLYVRTFADKLDVPWQHFFRTDDRAEVEARCRAAGIEWRWLDNDELQTRTRCPAIITHPITGARSFFNQVQLHHIYWLEPDAREDLLAMFGLERMPRHVYFGDGSSIPDQDMQLIGELYEACAVRFQWQKGDVILVDNMLAAHARDPYEGSRKIVVAMGDMFDRAALEAAAATQVMATEEAEE, encoded by the coding sequence ATGCGCTGGTGGCGCGCCACGAGTCGCTGCGCACCACCTTCGCCACTGACTGTGGGCGCACCACGCCAGTGATCCATGCCCCCGCGCCGGTGAGCATTGCCAGGCACACCCTGGCCCTGGCGCCCGGCGAGGACCGGGCGGCACGGCTGCGCACCTGTATCACCGAAGAAATCCGCCAGCCGTTCGACCTGGCCCAGGGCCCGCTGCTGAGAGCCAGCCTGCTGTGCCTGGGGCCGGACGATCATGTGTTGCTGATTACCCAGCACCACATTGTCTCGGATGGCTGGTCGCTGGCGTTGATGGTGCAGGAACTGGTGCACCTGTATCGCGCGTACAGCAGCGGCCAGCCTGCCAGCCTGCCGGCGTTGCCGATCCAGTACGCCGACTATGCCGTCTGGCAGCGCCAATGGATGGATGGCGGCGAACGGCAGCGCCAGCTGGCCTACTGGACTGCCCAGCTGGGCGGTGAACAGCCTGTGCTGGCGTTGCCCAGCGACCGCCCGCGGCCGTTGCACAGCAGCTACCGTGGCGCCCGCATCGACCTGCCACTGAGCCCGGCACTGGCCGATGGCCTGCGGCAACTGGCGCGGCGCGAAGGGGTGACCCTGTTCATGCTGTTGCTGGCGACCTTCCAGTGCCTGTTGCACCGCTATAGCGGGCAGTCGGACATCCGCGTCGGCGTGCCGGTCGCCAACCGCACGCGCAAGGAAACCGAAGGCCTGATCGGCTTCTTCGTCAATACCCAGGTGCACAAGGCCGACATTGATACGCACCAACCGTTCGCCCGCCTGTTGCAGCAGGTCAAGGCCACTGCGCTGGAGGCCCAGGCGCACCAGGACTTGCCCTTCGAGCAGTTGGTGGATGCACTGCAGGTCGAACGGAGCCTGAACCGCAGCCCGTTGTTCCAGGTCATGTTCAACCACCGCAGCGCCGAGCGCCGGCTGCCAGGGGCCACACAGCTGCCAGGCTTGAGCGTGGAAGTGCTGGCGTGGGAAGAAGTGAACGCCCAGTTCGACCTGACCCTGGACACGGTCGAGACCGCGGATGGCCTGTGGGCATCGCTGACCTACGCCACCGACCTGTTCGACGCACCAAGTGTCGAGCGCATGGGGCAACATTGGCAGCACCTGCTGCACAGTGTGGTAGCCCAGCCGCAACAGCCGGTGGGCGAGTTGCCGATGCTGAGCCCGCAGCAGGCGCAAGCGGTACTGCACGACCTTAACGACACCGCCACCGACTACCCCGGCGACTGGCGCGTGCACCAGCTGTTCGAGGCGCAGGCGCGTCGCCAGCCGGACGCCACGGCACTGCTGTTCGGCGACCAGCGCATGAGCTATCGGGCGTTGAGTGAGCTGTCCAGCCAGTGGGCGCACAAGCTGATCGAACAGGGTGTCGGCCCGGAAAGCCTGGTGGGTATTGCCGCCGAGCGTTCGCTGGAAATGGTCGTTGGCCTATTGGCGATCCTTAAAGCTGGCGCCGCCTATGTACCGCTGGACCCGGACTACCCGGCCGAGCGGCTGGCCTACATGTTCGAAGACAGCGGCATCGAACTGCTGCTGACCCAGGCGCACTTGCGCGAGCAGTTGCCGGCGTTTGCCGGGCAGGTCCTTTTGCTGGACCAGCCCGGCGAACTGGGCGGGTACTCGCGGCAGGTGCCGGCGTGCCGGCTGCACCCGGAGAACCTGGCCTACGTCATCTACACCTCCGGCTCGACCGGGCGGCCGAAAGGCGCCGGCAACCGCCACCTGGCGTTGTACAACCGGCTGGCGTGGATGCAGCAGGCGTATGCGTTGGGCAGTGCCGACACGGTGTTGCAGAAGACGCCGTTCAGTTTTGACGTGTCGGTGTGGGAATTCTTCTGGCCGCTGATGACCGGTGCGCGGCTGGCCCTGGCGGCACCGGGCGAGCACCGCGAGCCGGAGCGGCTGATCGACACCATCGAGCGCCACCAGGTCACCACCTTGCATTTCGTGCCGTCGATGCTGCAGGTGTTCGTCCGCGAGCCGGGCCTGCAGCGCTGCCACAGCGTGCGGCAGGTGATCTGCAGCGGCGAGGCGCTGGCGGTGGACACCCAGCAGCAGGTGTTCAGCCACTTGCCCGGTGCCCGCCTGCACAACCTGTACGGGCCGACCGAGGCAGCGATCGACGTCACCCACTGGACCTGTGTCGACGAAGGGCGTGACAGCGTGCCGATCGGCCGGCCGATCGCCAACCTGTACACGCACATCCTTGGCCCGGCGTTCGAAGCCCTGCCGCAGGTAGCCATGGGCGAGCTGATGCTCGGTGGCCAGGGCCTGGCGCGTGGTTACCATCGTCGCCCGTCGCTGACGGCCGAGCGTTTCGTGCCCGACCCGTTCGGCAGCCACGGCCAGCGGCTGTACCGCACCGGCGACCTGGCGCGCTACCGCGACAGCGGGGTGATCGAGTATTGCGGGCGTATCGACCATCAGGTGAAGGTGCGCGGGCTGCGTATCGAACTGGGTGAAATCGAGGCGCGGGTGCTGGAGCACCCGCAGGTGCGCGAGGCGGTGGTGCTGGCCCAGGACAGCGGGCATGGCCAGCAGCTGGTGGCCTACGTGCTGGCCGAGGAGCAGGGCATGGCGGTGGACGCCGCCGCACTGCGTGACAGCCTTCGCGAACAGCTCAAGGGCAGCCTGCCGGACTACATGGTGCCGACGCACATCCTGCAGGTGCAGGCCTGGCCGGTGACGGCCAACGGCAAGCTCGACCGCAAGGCCCTGCCCAAGCCCGACAACAGCGCCCTGCAGCAGGCATACAGTGCACCGCAAGGCCCGCTGGAACAGCAGATCGCGGCGATCTGGCAGGACCTGCTGAAGCTGGAGCGGGTCGGCCGCAGCGACAACTTCTTCACCCTCGGTGGCGACTCGATCGTTTCGATCCAGGTGGTCAGCCGCGCCCGCCAGGCGGGCATCCGCTTCACCACCAAGGACCTGTTCCAGCACCAGACGGTACAAGACCTGGCCGCAGTCGCCGAGGTGGGGTGTACGGTACAGGCCGACCAGCGCCCCTTGCACGGGCCCACACCGCTGCTGGCGGTGCAGCATGCCTTCTTCGACACAGCCATTGCCGAACGCCAGCAGTGGAACCAGTCGGTGCTGTTCCGCCCGTTGCAGGCGCTTGAAGCACAGGCGCTGGAGCAGGCGCTGCAGGCCCTGGTCACGCACCACGACAGCCTGCGCCTGAGCTTTGTCGAGGTTGATGGGCAATGGCAGGCCAGCTACCGGCCTGCCGGGCCGGTACAGCCACCTTTGCTATGGTGCGCGACACTGGCCGATGCCGGTGAGCTAAAGGCATTGGGCACCGAGGCCCAGCGCAGCCTCAACCTGGCCGATGGGCCGATGCTGCGCGCGGTGCTGGCAACCTTGGCGGACGGCAGTCAGCGCCTGTTGCTGGCGATCCACCATCTGGTCGTCGATGGGGTGTCCTGGCGTATTCTGCTGGAGGACTTGCACCGGGCCTACCAACAATGTGCGGCCGGGCAGGCGCCACAGTTGCCCGCCAAGACCAGTGCCTTCAGGGCCTGGGCCGAACAGTTGCAGGCCTACGCCGCCAGCGACACGTTGCAGGCCGAACTGGGCTATTGGCAGGCGCAGTTGCGCCATGCCAGCGGCAGCCTGCCGCAGGACAACAGCGCTGGTGCCCTGAGTAACCGGTACGCCCGCACGGTCTACAGCCACCTGGACGGGGCCCTGACCCGACAGCTGTTGCAGCAGGCACCGGCCGCTTACCGCACCCAGGTCAACGACCTGCTGCTGACTGCGCTTGCGCGGGTAATCTGCCGCTGGAGCGGCGAACCCTCGACGCTGATCGAACTGGAAGGGCACGGGCGCGAAGCGCTGTTCGACAACCTCGACCTGGGCCGCACGGTCGGCTGGTTCACCAGCCTGTTCCCGCTGCGGCTGAGCCCGGCGGCAACGCTGGATGGGTCGATCAAGCAGGTCAAGGAACAACTGCGCGCCGTGCCCGAAAAGGGCATTGGCTATGGTGTGCTGCGCTACCTGGCGGACGCTGCCAGCCGTGAGTGCCTGCGTGCCTTGCCTGTACCGCGCATCACCTTCAACTATCTGGGCCAGTTGGATGGCCACCTGGCAACCGATGAGCAGGCGCTGCTGGTGCCCTGCGCAGATCCCAAAGGCGATGAGCAGAGCCTGGACGCGCCATTGGGTAACTGGCTGACGCTCAATGGCCAGGTCTATGCCGGTGAGCTGAGCCTGGGCTGGACCTTCAGCAGCGACATGTTCGAAGTCGCCACCGTACAGCGCCTGGCCGATGAATACAGCCACGAGCTGCGTACCCTGGTCGAGCACTGCTGCCAGCGCGAACACGCTGGCATGACCCCTTCGGACTTTCCGTTGGCTGGTCTGACCCAGGCCCAGCTCGACAGCCTGGCGCTGCCGCCAGCGATGATCGAGGACATCTTCCCGCTTTCGCCCATGCAGCAGGGCATGATGTTCCATACGCTGCTGCAGCAGGGCGGGGATTACATCAACCAGATGCGGGTTGATGTGACTGGCGTGGATCCCGAGCGCTTCCGTGCTGCGTGGCAAGCGGCAGTCGACTGCCATGACCTGCTGCGTGGCAGCTTCATCTGGGGTGAGCTGGCCAGCCCGTTGCAGATCATTCAGCGCGAGGCGCAATTGCCGTTCGCGGTGCATGACTGGCGTGGCCGTGACGACCTTGCCGATGCGCTGGAGGCGTTCGCTGCTGCAGACCGCGCGGCCGGCTTCGACCTGGTCCGGCCGCCGCTGTTGCGCCTGACCCTGATTCGCCTCGACGCGCAGCGTTATCACCTGATCTACACCAGCCACCACATCCTGATGGATGGCTGGAGCAATACCCGGCTGCTGGGCGAGGTGCTGCAGCGGTACCACGGCAGCGTGCCGGAGCAAGGGCCGGGGCGCTTCCGTGACTACATTGCCTGGTTGCAGCGCCAGGATGGCGCAGCCCGCCAGGCGTTCTGGACTCGACAGTTGCAATGCCTGGATGCCCCCACGTTGCTGGGCCGGGCCAGCGACTGGGCAGCAGGGAGCGAAGGGCAGGGGCAGGTCGAGCTGGCACAGCAACTGGATGCCCGGCAGGCCGCCTGCCTGGACGCCTTTGCCCGTGAGCGCAGGGTCACCGTCAATACCGTGGTGCAAGCGGCCTGGCTGCTGGTGCTGCAGCGCTATACCGGCCAGACCTGCGTCGCCTTTGGTGCGACCACGGCTGGGCGGCCGGCCGAACTCAAGGGCATCGAGCAACAGATCGGCCTGTTCATCAATACCTTGCCGGTCATTGCCAGCCCACGCCCGGAGCAAGCGCTGGGTGACTGGCTGGACACCGTGCAGGCGCTGAACATCGCCCTGCGTGAGTACGATCACACGCCATTGTTCGATATCCAGCGCTGGGCCGGGCAGGGCGGCGAAGCGCTGTTCGACAGCATCCTGGTGTTCGAGAACTACCCGGTGTCCGAAGCGCTGCAGGCCGATACCTCCAGCAGCCTGGTGTTTGGTGAGGTGGCGAACCACGAACAGACCAACTACCCGCTGACGCTGGTGGTTAACCTGGGTACGCACCTGTCGCTGCAGTTGAAAGTCGATCGGGCACGGTTCAGTGCTCGGCTGGCCGGGCAACTTGGCGAGCACCTGTTGCAGGTGTTGCAGCAGATGCTTGAGAGCAGCGCCGAAACGGCGTTGGGCGAGTTGCCGATGCTGAACCCGCAGCAGGCGCAAGCGGTGCTGCATGACCTTAACGACACCGCCACCGACTACCCCGGCGACTGGCGCGTGCACCAGCTGTTCGAGGCGCAGGCGCGTCGCCAGCCGGATGCCACGGCACTGCTGTTCGGCGACCAGCGCATGAGCTACCGGGCATTGAGTGAGCTGTCCAGCCAGTGGGCGCACAAGCTGATCGAACAGGGTGTCGGCCCGGAAAGCCTGGTGGGTATCGCCGCCGAGCGCTCGCTGGAAATGGTCGTTGGCCTGCTGGCGATCCTCAAGGCCGGCGCCGCCTATGTACCGCTGGACCCGGACTACCCGGCCGAGCGGCTGGCCTACATGTTCGAAGACAGCGGCATCGAACTGCTGCTGACCCAGGCGCACTTGCGCGATCAGCTGCCGGCGTTTGCCGGGCAGGTGCTGCTGCTGGACCAGCCCGGCGAGCTGGGCGGTTATTCGCAGCAGGTGCCGGCGTGCCGGCTGCACCCGGAGAACCTGGCCTACGTCATCTACACCTCCGGCTCGACCGGGCGGCCGAAAGGCGCCGGCAACCGCCACCTGGCGTTGTACAACCGGCTGGCGTGGATGCAGCAGGCGTATGCGTTGGGCAGTGCCGACACGGTGTTGCAGAAGACGCCGTTCAGTTTTGACGTGTCGGTGTGGGAGTTCTTCTGGCCGCTGATGACCGGTGCGCGGCTGGCCCTGGCGGCACCGGGCGAGCACCGCGAGCCGGAGCGCCTGATCGATACCATCGAGCGCCACCAGGTGACCACCTTGCACTTCGTGCCGTCGATGCTGCAGGTGTTCGTCCGCGAGCCGGGCCTGCAGCGCTGCCACAGCGTGCGGCAGGTGATCTGCAGCGGCGAGGCGCTGGCGGTGGACACCCAGCAGCAGGTGTTCAGCCACTTGCCCGGTGCCCGCCTGCACAACCTGTACGGGCCGACCGAGGCAGCGATCGACGTCACCCACTGGACCTGTGTCGACGAAGGGCGTGACAGCGTGCCGATCGGCCGGCCGATCGCCAACCTGTACACGCACATCCTTGGCCCGGCGTTCGAAGCCCTGCCGCAGGTAGCCATGGGCGAGCTGATGCTGGGTGGCCAGGGGCTGGCGCGTGGTTACCATCGTCGCCCGTCGCTGACGGCCGAGCGTTTCGTGCCCGACCCGTTCGGCAGCCACGGCCAGCGGCTGTACCGCACCGGCGACCTGGCGCGCTACCGCGACAGCGGGGTGATCGAGTATTGCGGGCGTATCGACCATCAGGTGAAGGTGCGGGGGCTGCGTATCGAACTGGGTGAGATCGAGGTACGGGTGCTGGAGCACCCGCAGGTGCGCGAGGCGGTGGTGCTGGCCCAGGACAGCGGGCATGGCCAGCAGCTGGTGGCCTACGTGCTGGCCGAGGAGCAGGGCATGGCGGTGGACGCCGCCGCACTGCGTGACAGCCTTCGCGAGCAGCTCAAGGGCAGCCTGCCGGACTACATGGTGCCGACGCACATCCTGCAGGTGCAGGCCTGGCCGGTGACCGCCAACGGCAAACTCGACCGCAAGGCTTTGCCCAAGCCCGACAACAGCGCCCTGCAGCAGGCCTACCGGGCACCGCAAACCCCGCTCGAGCAGCACGTTGCGGGTATCTGGCAGGAGGTGCTCGGCCTTGAGCGGGTGGGCCTAGGCGACCACTTCTTCGAGCTGGGTGGTCACTCGTTGCTGGCCACCCAGGCGGTATCGCGGATGCGCAAGCTGCCGGGTATGCAAGTGACTTTGCGTGACCTGTTCGATCACCCGGTGCTGGAGCGCCTGCTGGCAGCGCTCGGCGGCGCAGGCAAGGCTGCGACCGCGCACGGTGTCGAGCTATTGGCCCATGGTAAAAAAGCCACCGCGCCATTGTCGTTGATGCAGCGGCGCTTGTGGGTTGCCGAGCAATTGTCCGGGGGCAGCGCTGCCTACGGCATGCCATTGGCCCTGCGCCTGCAAGGGCCGCTGCAGGTCGAGGTGTTGCGCAACAGCCTGAACGCGCTGGCGCAGCGACATGAAGTGTTGCGTACGGCCTACGTGCAGGACGACGAGGGTGATCCGCTGGCGCAGATTGCTGACCAGATCGAGGTGGATATCGCCCTCGACGACTGGTCCGGGTTCAGCCACCAAGAACAGCAACGGTGCATCGCCGAAGCCACCCTGGCCAACGCCAGCACCCCGATTGCACTGGAGCATGCACCGTTGTTGCGCTGCCGTCTGGCACGCCTGGCAGACCAGGAGCATGTGCTGTTCTTCGCCATGCACCACATCATCTCCGACGGCTGGTCGATGGGCGTGCTGGTCCGCGACCTGGTTGAAATCTACCGTCACAGCGCCCCAGGGCAGACCCACCTTCTGGCGCCGTTACCGCTGCAGTATTCAGACTTCGCCTTGTGGCAGCAGGCCCTCGAGCAGGCGGGTGAGCTGCAGCGCCAGGCAAGCTACTGGCAACAGGCCTTGGCGGGCCATGCCGGCCGCCTTGACCTGCCACTGGAACAGCCGCGCAGCGAGCAGGGCTCCCATGCCGGCGGTGCGGTGGACTTCAGCCTGTCGCCAACATTGACCGATGCGCTTGGCCAGTTCGCGGCCAAGGCCGGGGTGACCCTGTACAGCACGCTGCTGGCGGCGTTCCAGTGGTTGATGCACCAGACCAGCGGTGCCCATGACGTACTGGTCGGGGCCGACACCGCAGGCCGGCAGCACAGCGAACTGGAAGGCCTGATCGGCTTCTTCGTCAATGTGTTGCCGCTGCGTTCCAGGGTGAGTGATGGGCTGGCCTTCGGTGACTTCGTGCAGGGCACCCAGCGCACCTTGCTCGCGGCCCTGGAGCATCAGGACCTGCCGTTCGACATGATCGTCGAGGCCCATGGCGCCCCGCGGGTGCGCGGCATGAACCCGCTGGTGCAGGTGCTGTTCGTGATGAACAACCTGCCCGTACGCAGCGAAGCCCTGGCCGATATTACCGTGCAGGCGCTGCCCGCCCCGGCGCTGTATTCGAAGTTCGACATGGCCCTGTTCATCGAACAGGAGGCCGGGCAGCTCAGTGGCAACTGGCAGTTTGCGACAACGCTTTTCAGGCAAGAGCATATCCAGCGACTCGTCAGCGCATGGATCGCGATGCTCGAACAGATCGTCAGTGTTCAGGATATGAGGTGGCAAGCGATGAACGTTCCATTACAGGGTGGCGGCCTGGCCGGCAGCACACCGGTAAGCGCCCCGGCCAGCAAGGCCGACAAGCTGGGCAAATTCCTCAAGCGCTCTGCCGGCGCAACTGCAGCTGCATCGCCACGGGCTGCGGTGCGCGAGTCGCTGCTGGTGCCAGGCCAGTCGTTCCCGTTGCTCGTCGAGCCTGGCGACGCATCGATCGACCTGATCGAGTGGGTGCGCAACAACCGGCCGCTGGTCGAGCGCAAGCTGGGCGAGCATGCAGGCATCCTGTTCCGCGGCTTTGCCCTGGAGGGTATCCAGGGGTTCGAAGCATTCGCCGAAGCAGTCCAGCCGGGGCTTTATGGCCAATACGGTGACCTGCCGAAGAAGGAGGGGGGCAGGAATACCTACCGCTCCACGCCGTACCCGGAAAACAAAATGATCTTGTTCCATAACGAGAGTGCGCACCAAGACAGCTGGCCGCGCAAGCAGATGTTCTATTGCGAGCAGCCTTCGCCGGTCGGCGGTGCCACGCCGGTGGTCGACTGCCGCCTGATGTACGAAAAGCTGCCGCAGGCACTGCGGCAAACCCTCGAGGACAAAGGACTGCTGTATGTGCGCACGTTCGCCGACAAGCTCGACGTGCCATGGCAGCATTTCTTCCGCACCGATGACCGCGCCGAGGTCGAGGCCCGTTGCCGTGCCGCTGGCATCGAATGGCGCTGGCTGGACAACGACGAGTTGCAGACCCGTACCCGTTGCCCGGCGATCATCACGCACCCGATCACCGGCGCACGCTCGTTCTTCAACCAGGTGCAGTTGCACCACATCTATTGGCTGGAGCCGGATGCGCGTGAAGACCTGCTGGCCATGTTCGGCCTGGAGCGCATGCCACGGCATGTGTACTTCGGCGATGGTTCGTCGATCCCAGACCAAGACATGCAACTGATCGGCGAGCTGTATGAAGCCTGCGCCGTGCGGTTCCAATGGCAGAAAGGCGACGTGATCCTGGTCGACAACATGCTGGCAGCGCATGCCCGTGACCCGTACGAGGGGTCGCGCAAGATCGTCGTGGCGATGGGCGACATGTTCGACCGGGCAGCGCTGGAGGCGGCTGCGGCCACGCAGGTGATGGCGACCGAGGAGGCCGAGGAATGA